Genomic DNA from Bacteroidales bacterium:
TCACTACTATCCTGATCACTATTTTTACCACTTCTGAATATCCACCTGATTACTATGAAAAGGAGATTGAAGAAGAAAAGCCAAAGAAGGTTGTAATTCCAAAAATCATGGTGCAATTACTTCTGGTACAATTTTTCTCCTGGTTTGCTTTATTCTCGATGTGGGTTTATACCACTCCTGCCATTGCAGAGCATTTTTACAACAGTCCGGATCCTAATTCCGCCGGTTATCAGGAAGCTGGTGACTGGGTGGGGATTCTTTTCGGTATTTACAATGGAGTCTCAGCAGCAGTTGCTCTCCTGCTTCCCATTCTAGCTAAAAGAATAGGCAGGAAACAAACACATTCAATTGCACTTGTTATTGGCGGCCTTTCCTTCCTTTCATTCCTTATCATCCCCAATGCAAATATGTTAATCATTCCTATGATCGGAATTGGTATTGCCTGGGGAAGTATCCTTGCCATGCCTTATGCAATGCTTGCCAGTAGTATTCCTGCTAAGCGAATGGGTATTTATATGGGATTGTTTAATATGTCGATAACTATTCCGCAGATACTAAGTGGGATTTTCACTGGTCTGATCCTGAAATACCTGTTTAATGGCAACACGATGTTATGTATTGTAATGGCCGGTATTTCAATGATTTTAGGGGCTGGATTTGCTTTGGTTATCAAGGAGAAAAGCTAAAATTTCTTTGGATAACCCTTGCTACCTGCTATATAAGGACACACTTATAAGGATAAATTATTTCAGGTTTAATACCATGTCATCATTCATTCCCTGGTATTCAAACTGGCCGAGTTTTATAAAACCCAGATGGTGATAATAGGCAATAGCCCTATCATTTCCGGATTGGACCCCGCCCCAGAGAATAATCCTTTCAATTCCCTTTTCTTTAAGATCTGACAATATAAACCTGAAAAGCAATTTCCCGATTCCCATTCCCTGGTATTGATCACCGACTGAAGGGGCATATGTGCAGTCCGTTTCCATGGATAGCTTTAATCCATAGGATTCGAGCCTGCTGCGGTCATGATCCAGGTATCCATCTTTTATAATGGCATAAGCGATGATATTGTCACTTTCTTTTTCAACGCCTATATAGCCATTATGCTCCTTATGCACCAGAAAGAGGTTTTCAATGGTTTCCCGGTCAAAGTGATGCGGCCCAAACCTGCTTTTTGTCAGATCACTGAGGTTATGCAGGTAATGACGAAGAGGTTCCAGGTCATAATTGTTCAATTTCCTAAACTCAAAACTTTCTGATGATTTCCGATGATTTTCCATGCACAATGGTTTACATGAATGAAAAGAAGAAGAAGCTTCAAATTTCATAAAAATTGATTCCTTAATAGAAGAAATTTTTTATTATTTTCATTCTTTGAAAAACCAATGTTATGATTCTATCTTTCCATATCACTTACAAAACTTTTCCCGGTCAACAAATGATGTTGCAGGGTGCGATTCCTGAACTTGGATCAGCTTCAGAACTGAAGGCAGTTTATATGACATTGCTTGATGCTGAAACTGGTCATTGGTACCTGAACATTAGTTTAAAGAAGCTTTCAGACTTTTCATACCGGTATATCCTGAAGGACGACAACTTCAATACTCAGATTGAAGAGTGGGGACCTGACAGGAGCTTTTGTGCTGAAAACCGGACAGCCAATCATATTTTACTTACAGATCGATGGAGATCCTTTTCTGACCCGGATTATGCATTACATTCTTCGGCATTTACCAACGCCATTCTCAAGCCGGGTGAACTATTTCCTGCTCCGGTTGCAAAAGCAGCAGGAAAAACAGATTCCATAATCCTGAAATTTAAACCTACTGTAATCCGCATTAAGCCAGGTCATCGTGTTGCTGTATGTGGGAGTTCCAAAAGCCTGGGAGCCTGGAAAGATGAAAAAGCCCTGGTGCTGGGCAATCCAGAACACCCGGTGTGGGATGGTGAAGTCAGGATACCGGTTAAAGATTTCCCAGTCAGGTATAAATTTTTCATTCAGAATGAGAAAGGAGAGACAGCATTTTGGGAGAAATCCACCGATCGGATCATACAATTACCTGATGGTGAAATTCCAGATGTCATAGAGATCCGGGATGAGAAATTTGATTTCCCTCAGTATCCCTGGAAGGGGACCGGTGTAGCCATTCCCGTGTTTTCACTGCGACGTCGAAATGGATTTGGAGTTGGAGAATTTACCGATATCTCACTTCTTGTTGATTGGTCAGTAAATGTAGGAATACGAATGGTGCAAATCCTTCCAGTTAATGATACCGTTGCGAAGCATTCCTGGATGGATTCCTATCCATATGCTGCAATCTCTGTTTACGCACTTCATCCCATTTATATCAATATAAGTGAAATTGGTGCACTGAAATCAGAGATCAATCAGCAGATCATCGATGCACAAGGGAGATACCTGAATTCGTTACATAAAATTGATTATGAGGCTGTAATGGCGTTAAAATCCAGATTTTTCAAGCTTTTTTATGATCAGAGCAAAAAGCAATTATTAAAAGATCCGGAGTTTCTATCCTTCTTCAAAGAAAATGAACATTGGCTCCGGCCTTATGCAGCCTTTTCATACCTGCGTGATCTTTTTAATACTCCGGATTTCAGCCGATGGGGCGAGTACAGTAAACCGGGTGCAGAGTTGCTTGCTTTGCTTACTGATGAGAATTCTGCTCATTATGATGATATCGCAGTTCATTATTTCATCCAGTTCCATGCCTATAAGCAGTTATTTGAGGCAGCCAGGTATGCGCGTTCAAGAGGTGTAGTTCTTAAAGGTGACATCCCTATTGGTATTTACAGGAATTCTGTGGATGCATGGCTAAGTCCGGAGCTCTATCATATGGACAGACAAGCGGGAGCACCTCCGGATGATTTTTCAGCAAAAGGTCAGAATTGGCGTTTCCCTACCTACAATTGGGAGGAGATGGCCAAAGATAATTATGGTTGGTGGCAACAGAGGTTGCGACAACTTTCGGGATATTTTGATGCATTCAGGATTGATCATATTCTAGGCTTTTTCAGGATTTGGGAGATCCCTTCTTCACAAGTCGAAGGATTGCTGGGGTATTTTAACCCAAGCCTTCCATTTTATCGTGATGACTTGCAGGAACGAGGTATCTGGTTTGATGAGCAAAGGCTATGCAAGCCATATATCCGTGAACATTTCCTGTATGAACGTTTTGGTGAACTTATGGAGGAGGTTAAATATAATTTCCTTGAAGAATATGCTCCCGGCTGTTATAACCTGAGAGAGGAATACAATACTCAGAGTAAGATTGAACAAAAGCTAGTTGTTGAGCCGGATGCCAGTCCATGGATGAGAAACCGTATTGAACGTATGATACAGGGATTAAACTCCTTAGTTGCTGAAGTCCTTTTCCTGCATGCACCCGATACAGGTGACAATGGTTACTTCCCAAGGAATGCGCTACATTTCACCCGTTCTTACCAGGAACTTGACGGGCATACCAAACACGCGATCAACCAGGTATATCTTGAGTATTTCTATCAGCGAAATGAGGAGTTCTGGCGTGGAAAAGCTATGACTAAGCTGCCTGTGATAAAAAAGGCAACTAATATGCTGTTATGTGGGGAGGACCTTGGTATGGTTCCCGCTTGTGTACCCAGTGTTATGAATGAATTGGGGATTCTGAGCCTGGAAGTGCAGCGTATGCCTAAGGATATAAAAGTAGCCTTCGGACATCCAGCTTCATATCCCTATCTTTCAGTAGCAACACCTTCATCGCATGACACCTCTACCATTCGCGGCTGGTGGGAGGAGGATCCTGCCCGTTCGCAGAAGTTTTATTATGAGATATTAGGCAACCATGGTCCTTCGCCTTATTTCTGTGAGCCGGATATTGTAAGACAAATTATTGTTCAGCACCTTTATTCACCAAGCATGTGGGCTGTTTTCCCTATCCAGGACCTATTGGGGATGGATGGGAAAATAAGGTTGAAAGATGCCCGGGAAGAACGGATTAATAACCCAGGGAATCCTAATCATTACTGGAGGTACCGGCTTCACCTTAATCTCGAGGATTTACTTGAACTTGATGGATTTAATGAATCTCTCAAAGATATGATCCTGCAATCAGGAAGGCTGGAGATCTATTGATCAAAAAAAAGTCACATTTTTAAAAGCTTTGGCCTCTAAAAATGTGACTATAAATTGTCGCTCAGTTAATACTGAATGTTTTTATTTCGCTTCCATGATCAAATATCCCCATGGTTGGAGGGTAAGATCGAGGTTGCTGCTATTGAGTGTGAATTTTGATTTGCTGAAAACATCGGTATACTCACCATCCGCTTTTGAATCCTTTAGTTTCACGGTCATCTTTTCAGCACTCAGGTTGAAAATGGCCACTACTTTATGATCTCCCTTTTCTCTTATAAATGAAAGGATTTTTTCAGGATTATTGTTATCCAGCGCAACAAAACTTCCGCCATAGGGAGCATTCCACAGGGCTTCATTTTCATGCTTTAAAGTATTCAAAGTCTTGTAAAAAGCTGAATTATCCTTCAGATTCCAGTTAATGCTATCTTTAATGAAGAACTGTAACCTGTGATTCAGGCCTGCTTCCTGCCCGCTGTAGATCAAAGGCATACCTGGTAAAGTGTAGGTAAGGATTGCAAATGCATTTTCACCTTCTCCGAACTTTTCTGAAGCAGTCCCATTCCATGAGTTTTCATCATGGTTGGTAATGAAGTTCATTTTGAAAGCATCAGCCGGCATGGTGGAGTCATTCTTCGACTGCTGTTTAAAAATAGCACCGGCAGTTTCTTTTCCTTTTGCAATATTGACCATGACTCCATTGCTCATACTCCAGCCATAAGCGGCATCAAAGGCTTTAACGAACAATTCCGGTTTATCTTCATTTTCCGCAAGCATGAAAACAGGTTTCACCTTATCGAGTTCTACCCTTGCAGTGTCCCAGAAATCAACAGGAACTTCACCTGCCACATCGCAACGGAATCCATCGATATCACATTTTTCAATCCAATACTTCATGGATTCGATCATGGCTTTACGCATCTCCTGGTTTTCAAAATTCAGTTTTGCCACATCTGTCCAGTCGAAGGCTGATTGAATATTGCCGGCGCTATCCTGAACGTACCATTCGGGATGTTCTTTTATCCATGGATTATCCCAGGCTGAATGGTTAGCTACCCAGTCGATAATCACCTTAAAGCCTTTTTCATGAGCTTTTGTTACCAGTTCCTTGAAATCAGCTTCTGTTCCAAATTCAGGATTGATTCCTTTGTAATCTTGCACTGAATAATAGCTGCCAAGACTTTCCTTCATTCCATCAGGCACTTTACGTTTTTCCAGTCCAATGGGATGAATCGGCATAAACCAAAGGATATCGACGCCAAGTTCTTTCAGTCGGTCGAGGTGAGTTTCAAAGGCTTTAAATGTACCTTCAGGAGTGTACTGCCGGGTATTTACTTCGTAAATCACCGCATTTTTTACCCAATCAGGGTAACGGGCCGTAACGTTTGGATCATTTTTGGTTGTGTTACATGCCATAAGAACGAACAGCAGGCATGAAACGATGGATAATTTAAGTGCAAACTTTTTCATGGTGGATGTTTTAAGTTTCCTTGAATTGAATTGTATTGACGGCCTATTTAAGATTCTTCGGCTCTATTATTTCAATTTTAATCGGTTCTCCGGTCCAGGTGAAATTGATTTTCAGCCAACCATCTATAAACCTGTAATTACTAATCCCCGGTTTTATTATTTTAGTTTGGGTAATCTCTTTGCCATTGATCAAAACCTTTGAAGGCTTATTGCTTCTTCTCACTTCAAAATTCATCTTTCTTGAAAGAGGCTTACCAGTCCAGCTACCCTCAGTTGAAAGCGCAATAGTTGTTGTTAGTCCCGTCTTTTCCCCTGAATATTTTATCAATTCAAACTGGTTTTTCCCCAGACTCGAATTACTCCATCCATCATCCTCGTATTGAATAAATTGACTACTTCCTTCCGGATAATATCTCACAATATATTCTTTTGCTTTATAATCATCAGTGGTCTGAAGAGGGGGTATCATAGGAACAAAACTTCCTGATTTTACAAATACAGGAAGATTATCAATTGTCAAATGATAGTTATACCATTGATTACCTGAATAAGCGAGGTGGGTATTGAAATCAATCCATGTACCGTCAGGGAAATAAATGCTGATGCTATCCTTACCTTTTTCAGTTATAGCAGCAACCATGAGCTGGTCGCCCCAGAAATACTGATTTTCCTGCATATAGGCAAATGGATCCTCCGGGAAATAATAAAATAGTGGCGCCATCAGGGGCTTCCCGGAAGTTGCATTTTTCCAGGCCAGGGTATAATTGTAAGGTAAAAGTGCATATCGCAATTCCATGTATCTTCTTACAATATCCTGTGTTTTTTCCGACCAATACACTGGTTCACTGGGAATTGTTGAACCATGAGGCCTGAGGATAGGAGTAAAAACAGCAAACTGAAGCCATCGGGTATACAGTTCTTCATCTTTCACTCCCTGCGCAAAGCCCCCGGCATCAGAATGGATATAACCTAATCCACTTATACTCATGGTTAACAATAAAGGAAGCTGAGCTTTCAATCCGCCCCATGAACGGGAGACATCACCTGTCCAGGGATAAGCTGAAAACCGCTGTGAACCTGCAAACCCTGATCGCTGCAGATGAAAGAGCCGTGTATCAGGATAATGCTGACGATACTTATCAAAAAGCATTTTATCCCAATAATGCCCATAGACGTTATGGACTTCATCGGCTTTCCCGGTTACGTGGTAAATATCAGAAGGATGGCTTTCCGGTTCTCCAAGGTCGCCCCACCAGCCAGCAACACCGTTTTCAATTTGTTTCTGGTATTTGCTCCAGAACCAATCTTTTGCTTCAGGTTTGAAAATATCAATCAAGCTGCCGGCACCGAAATAGAATTGCTTGTCGATATAAGGATTTCCAAGGCTATCAGTCACAAATACTCCCTTTTCGGCAGCAATTTTATGATTAGCAACTGTATCAATTACGTAAGGCTCAGTAATTAAAATGGTTTTGATCCCTTTCGAACGAAAGGAATTAATCATACCCACCGGGTCGGGCCAGGCTTTTTTGTACCAGTCGAGTTTCCCGAGATGGCCCTGGATGCTGTCGCCAAACCAATAGAAGTCGAGGATAATTGCATCCATTGGAAACTTTTTGGCAAGCATCAGATTTACGATACTATCGGTTTCATATTGATTCCTGTAGGCCATCCTGCTTTGAAGATTGCCAAGCGCCCAGCGGGGAGGGAGTGCCTGTCGTCCGGTCAACTCCGTATAATCACTGCTGATGGATGGCCAGTTTGAGCCTGCAACCACAAAGTACCGGAGTGTACCACCCATGGTACCCCATTCCTGGATTTGGGTTTCAGTTTTTCCAATATCCACATATCCCTTTTGAGGGTTATCGAAAAGGACGGCATATTTTGATGAGGAAAAAGTCAAGGGCATTGAATAGTTCAGCATGGAAGCCCCAAACTCATATCCATAAAAAGGCCGGTTATAAAGTAAAAAACGATTTCCCCTCCGGTTCATAGCAACAGCGCGCTCTCCGGCTCCATACACAGCTTCATCCTCTTTTAACTTAAATCGAATTCCCCTGTTATCAGCATTTAGAAAGAAACCTTCTTCTTCTGAAAGGATAGTGTCGCCCTGGTAAATGAAGCTAAGCCGGAAAGGATAGTTATGAGCAAAAATGCTTAATTCACCACTTTCGAGAAGTTGACCTGAAGGCATGGTGGTAGTCTTGCGAACAACTATTCCCGGTTTCAGAATTACAGCATGAGAAGTATCAGCAAATGGTTTTCCGTCGGGACTGAAGGTAACTCCCACAATACGGGGATTCAGTGACCGAAGCATAACGAGTCCGCGATCTGTAAAAATATTCCAGCCATCAGAGAGCTGTTCAACCCGGCTCAATTTTCGGGCTGGATTTGGAACACGGGAATTCTCCTGAACCGGAGGAACGTAGCCATTCACAGGAACGGTAATATCTTCATTCAAAAGTGTTTTACCCACAAGGGTTCCATCTTCATTCCTGAATACAAAAGCCAGCTGTTGGGCTACATCTTCCGGATTCAGTTTATAGAAGTCGCTGATCTTCATCCTGAAAGAGTAGAGGTCGGCACTTTCACGTTTCATCAGCACTTTTGGATCCGGCTTTCCCCAGGTTCCTACCACATATTTCCAGTCGTGACCGTCAATGCTTTTATTGGTAATCACGCCGGTATGAAGGTAGATATCGCCGGTTTGTCCGGCAAGTGCTTTATTCCCGGCAGCTGCATTGAAGTAAAGTGTTATATCGGTATCGACCGGTGGGTTGGAAGGATCAAGCCAGACAATCTGTGAAAAGCCTAGACTGGAGCTGAATACAATAAATACGACGAATAGATTCCTGACGATGACATTCATTCTGGAAAGGGGATGGTTCATGATTCTGATAAATTAGATCAGCATACTTAGGTGATTCTGCCCTTTTTTACCGCAAGGACGCAAAGGTTACGCAAAGACGCATGGGAGGATTACTCAATTACTAAGAACAGTGCTTTTTCAGTCAAAAACGTTGTTCTGATTATTTTGACAATTCAATGATCCTGACCGATTTACCGGGAATTTCGAGCTTATCGAGATCTTTAACGGCTGTTCCAGCAAAAGCATCCTTCCCTTTTCTGAATCCCTTCAGGTTTTCGTGGAACCTTTTGGTTTCTATGTTCTTCTCCTTGCTATTATTATTCATGACAACCATTACGGAATTATCTCCCTGGGTGCGGAAGTACACATAGATTCCGTCTTCCGGAATATAGTGAACCAGCTTGCCGTTTTGAACAGTGGTGTTTCCTTTTCTCCAATTGAGCAGTTTGCTGAGGTAATCATAGACATCCTTTTGATCCTTACTCAGGAACTGATTCTTGACAAAGCTTGTCTGATCGCCTTCCCATCCTCCCGGGAAATCTTTTCTTTTGCCGGGATCGCCTTCCAATGTTCCCCTGTCGCTCAATGCCTCAGTGCCATAATAGAACATAGGAATACCGCGGGTTGTACAAATAAAAGCAAGGGCCATCTTTACATTTTCGGCACTTTTCAATACCTGGTAAATTCTTTCGATGTCGTGATTATCGACGAAAGTAACCAATTTATTAGGGTCAGAATATACAAAGTCCTGGCTAACCAGCTCATAAAGTCTTGCCAGTCCGGTGTCCCATCCTTCATTTTCGTTAAACGCCTTTTGGATGGCAAACATCAATGGAAAATCGAATACATGGGTGAGATTGGAGCGAAACCCGGTATTATTTGGAGATTGATCGAGCCAATAGGCTACCTGGCTTGGAGTATTGAGCCATGCTTCACCCACTACACTGAAATTTGGATATTCTTCCCTGAGTCTTTTCATCCATGCTGACATGAATTCCTGGTCGGGGTAGGGATAGGTATCCTGGCGAATTCCATCGAGGCCTGCATATTCGATCCACCAGATACTATTCTGAATCAGGTAATTGGCAACATATGGATTTTTCTGATTAAAATCAGCCATGGTATTGTCGAACCACCCATTAACCATTTTATCCTTATCAAACTGAGAAGCATGCGGGTCGATATTAACACCTCCGCGGAAATTTGACCGGGTAAATTCGGGCCATTCATTTACCCAGTCTTTCTGAGGCAAATCTTTCATCCACCAATGTTTAGTTCCATAATGGTTGAATACCATATCCATTATGATTTTAATCCCTTTGCGGTGTGCTTCCATCACCATATCACGGTAGCTTTCATTGGTGCCGAAACGTGGGTCAATTTTATAAAGGTCGGTGATGGCATAACCATGATAAGAAGCTGCAGGCATATTATTTTCGAGCAGAGGAGTACACCAGATCGCAGTAATTCCCATCTTCTGAAGATAGTCGAGATGGTTTGAAATTCCTTTTATATCGCCACCATGACGGCCATGAGGATTGTTGCGATCTGCCTTTTCGAGCATACCAGTCATATTATCATTTGAAGGATCACCGTTGGCAAAACGGTCGGGCATGATCAGATAAATGTTGTCAGCCGTAGTGAAGCTTCCCCTTTGAGCGGAACCTGATTCACGTGCTTTCAGTTCATAGTTCCATGTAGCCAGAGCTTTGCCCTCATCCATGAAACTCAGTTTCACCGTGCAGGGTTTTACATCCTTTCCAATCTGCAGGTCGATGAACATATAATCGGAACCTGCCTTTTGGTATTTTTTAATCTTCACACCCTTAACATCCACCTTTGGATCGGTGCGGCCAACACTATTTCCATGAACCATAAGCTGAACCGTATTGTTTTTCATGCCAATCCACCAGTTGGGTGGTTCCACGTGATCAATGGTAACCTGGGCTTGTGAGAAGCAGGAAATAAAAAGGATCAACAATATTGGAATGCACTTTTTCATGGAGGGATAGATTGGTTTGATGCAAAGATATAAGAAAAGATTCCATATAATATAGGGTAATTTTTACGCAATCGTTTGCAGGATAATAATTTATATGGCCAAGGTGCCAGAGTGCCAATGTGCCGGAGTGCCGGGTGCCGGGTGCCGGGTGCTGGGTGCCGACGTGCCGACGTGCCGGGGTGCCCTGAAGAGGAGGCTTTGGCTCTGAGTGCTTGGCCGGTTTGACTGAGGGAATCAGGATAAATAATTAAATTAGTCTCAGTGGGGCAAGAGAAAAAGAAAAATATAAAATGAAAAATGCAAAATGAAAAACAGTCGGGCAGGTGCAAAACTCAGTACTCCTTGCTTATTATAGAGCTCAGCAATTTTGGATTAAAATTCAATTTGTAAAATGCGCTGACAGTCAATAATGGAAAGCGCCTGCCTGCCGGCGAGGCAGGGATGAAACGGATCATCACGCGGATTTACACGGATCTAATTTTGCTTATTTGTGTTGGATTTGCGGCACTAATCTATTTACTACTCGCTACTCACAAGCTACTAATTACTAGTCGCTACTCACAAGCCACTATTCACTAGTCACTAGTCGCTATCCACTTCCCCAATTCAACCGAATTCCGTACTTTTGCATACAAATAAGAATTATATTGATATTATGGAAATAGTAGTAAGTGGAATTCGTCCGACCGGCAACCTGCACCTGGGTAATTACTTTGGTGCCATGCAGAACTTTGTGAAGATGCAGGAAACCAATCAGTGTTATTTTTTTATTGCTGATTATCACTCGCTTACTACACATCCCACTCCTGCCGACTTACATGGAAACGTGAAACAGGTGCTGGTAGAGTACCTGGCCTGCGGTCTGGATCCAGAAAAAGCAACACTCTATCTGCAAAGTGATATCCCTGAAACAGCTGAGCTTTACCTTTTCCTCAATATGAATGCCTACCTGGGAGAACTGGAAAGAGTTACTTCCTTCAAGGACAAAGCACGCACACAACCAGACAATATTAATGCCGGATTGCTCACCTATCCCTACCCTGATGGCAGCCGACATTATCATTCATAAAGCACATAAAGTTCCCGTTGGCAAGGACCAGGAACAGCACCTGGAAATGACCAGAACTTTTGCCAATCGCTTCAACCGTATGTACAAGGTGGATTATTTCCCTGAACCTGTGGCTTATAATTTTGGAGAACAACTTATTAAGATCCCTGGCCTTGATGGCAGCACCAAGATGGGTAAAAGCGAAGGAGAAGGCAATGCCATCTTCCTGTTTGATGCCCCGGAAGTGATCAGGAAAAAGGTGATGCGTGCGGTTACCGATAGTGGCCCAACCGAGCCCAATCAGCCCAAACCCCAGGCAATTGAGAACCTTTTTAACCTGATGAAAGCTTTATCAGCCCCGGAAACAATCTCATTTTTTGATGAACAGTACAGTAAATGTGCTATTCGTTATGGAGACCTGAAAAAACAGCTGGCAGAAGATGTGATCAAATTTACAACACCATTCAGGGAGAGGATTCTCGAATTATTAGGCAATGAAGAATATCTCCATAAAGTTGTAACAATGGGAAAAGAAAAAGCCCATGCCAGTGCAGCAAATACATTGAAAGAGGTGAGGGAGATTATCGGGTTTAAGCATTTCTAGGCAATAAGATTCCTGATCAGAAAATTTCTCAGAATTGAAGATATTCCTTTGTGGCAAAAGGCAAAGAGAGTATAAATTTCCATTTCTTTAAGAGAATTGCTATGTAGTGCGGAAATTGCTATTCCGTGCGCTATTCAGCACGGACGTTGCAATGCAACGTCCGTACTGAATAGAAGATTATTGGAATTAAGCTATTCTGAGCATTAAGATTCCTGCCCCAAGAATCATGATTAATAAATATCCGGATATCGGATTTGGATGAAATAGCCAGATATCGGATATGAAATGCAAATCATCATATGTACGGACGTTGCAATGCAACGTCCGTACATATGATGATTTGAAAGGGCTGATTTTAGGGGGATTCTTTGCGAAAGATGATTTGCGAGAGATGATTTGCAATAAAAGCATCGTAAAAGATGCTCTGCAATTGGCTTTTTTAAATAAATGGGAATAGAAATTCAAATATTTTTGATTTCTATTTATTAGGAGGAAAGAGATATTCCAGCGCTTCGGGCAAATGCTTCTGCCAGAATTTCCAATTATGGCCTTCGGGGTATTCCTTGAAGATGTAGTTACAACCTTTCCTGTCGAGGACAGCCTTCAGGTTTTTAACCAATGGTATAAGAAAAGGAATATCGTATTTGCCAAGGCAGAGGTAGTTTTTCTGATTTGAGCACTCGATTGATCCTAAGGTTTTATAAATGGAAGGCTGCACATTGCTTGAAAAAGCCGCAACCAGTGCATTTTGTTTCGGATTTATTGCAACCAGCCATAAAGCAATGTTCCCTCCATTTGAAATGCCAATCTGGGCGCGGGATTCAGGTGTTGCGAGAGTACGATATCCAAGGTCGATAAAGGGGATAAGTTCATCAAACATATAGCGGGAGAATTTTGCCTGGCGGTTGCCTGAGTATTCGTCATCCCTTTTCACCGGCTCCACGAATACGGCGATGAAAGGGCGGATCTTCCCTTCATAAATCATGTTGTCCATGATATCGCGAACATCCATCATGTCGAAGAACTGGAATCCATCGTGGAAGAAAGCTACCGGGTATTTGTCGGAGCCTTTCTCATAATTGGGAGGAAGATAAATCCTGATCTGCCTGCGTTCCTTGAAGGTATTACTTTGAAAAGCCGTATCAAAATAGGTTCCCCAGGGCACAGCATCCCT
This window encodes:
- a CDS encoding glycoside hydrolase family 31 protein gives rise to the protein MNHPLSRMNVIVRNLFVVFIVFSSSLGFSQIVWLDPSNPPVDTDITLYFNAAAGNKALAGQTGDIYLHTGVITNKSIDGHDWKYVVGTWGKPDPKVLMKRESADLYSFRMKISDFYKLNPEDVAQQLAFVFRNEDGTLVGKTLLNEDITVPVNGYVPPVQENSRVPNPARKLSRVEQLSDGWNIFTDRGLVMLRSLNPRIVGVTFSPDGKPFADTSHAVILKPGIVVRKTTTMPSGQLLESGELSIFAHNYPFRLSFIYQGDTILSEEEGFFLNADNRGIRFKLKEDEAVYGAGERAVAMNRRGNRFLLYNRPFYGYEFGASMLNYSMPLTFSSSKYAVLFDNPQKGYVDIGKTETQIQEWGTMGGTLRYFVVAGSNWPSISSDYTELTGRQALPPRWALGNLQSRMAYRNQYETDSIVNLMLAKKFPMDAIILDFYWFGDSIQGHLGKLDWYKKAWPDPVGMINSFRSKGIKTILITEPYVIDTVANHKIAAEKGVFVTDSLGNPYIDKQFYFGAGSLIDIFKPEAKDWFWSKYQKQIENGVAGWWGDLGEPESHPSDIYHVTGKADEVHNVYGHYWDKMLFDKYRQHYPDTRLFHLQRSGFAGSQRFSAYPWTGDVSRSWGGLKAQLPLLLTMSISGLGYIHSDAGGFAQGVKDEELYTRWLQFAVFTPILRPHGSTIPSEPVYWSEKTQDIVRRYMELRYALLPYNYTLAWKNATSGKPLMAPLFYYFPEDPFAYMQENQYFWGDQLMVAAITEKGKDSISIYFPDGTWIDFNTHLAYSGNQWYNYHLTIDNLPVFVKSGSFVPMIPPLQTTDDYKAKEYIVRYYPEGSSQFIQYEDDGWSNSSLGKNQFELIKYSGEKTGLTTTIALSTEGSWTGKPLSRKMNFEVRRSNKPSKVLINGKEITQTKIIKPGISNYRFIDGWLKINFTWTGEPIKIEIIEPKNLK
- a CDS encoding glycoside hydrolase family 13 protein, coding for MKKCIPILLILFISCFSQAQVTIDHVEPPNWWIGMKNNTVQLMVHGNSVGRTDPKVDVKGVKIKKYQKAGSDYMFIDLQIGKDVKPCTVKLSFMDEGKALATWNYELKARESGSAQRGSFTTADNIYLIMPDRFANGDPSNDNMTGMLEKADRNNPHGRHGGDIKGISNHLDYLQKMGITAIWCTPLLENNMPAASYHGYAITDLYKIDPRFGTNESYRDMVMEAHRKGIKIIMDMVFNHYGTKHWWMKDLPQKDWVNEWPEFTRSNFRGGVNIDPHASQFDKDKMVNGWFDNTMADFNQKNPYVANYLIQNSIWWIEYAGLDGIRQDTYPYPDQEFMSAWMKRLREEYPNFSVVGEAWLNTPSQVAYWLDQSPNNTGFRSNLTHVFDFPLMFAIQKAFNENEGWDTGLARLYELVSQDFVYSDPNKLVTFVDNHDIERIYQVLKSAENVKMALAFICTTRGIPMFYYGTEALSDRGTLEGDPGKRKDFPGGWEGDQTSFVKNQFLSKDQKDVYDYLSKLLNWRKGNTTVQNGKLVHYIPEDGIYVYFRTQGDNSVMVVMNNNSKEKNIETKRFHENLKGFRKGKDAFAGTAVKDLDKLEIPGKSVRIIELSK